The Sulfolobales archaeon sequence GGGTCGTGGTTCCGGAGAAGATAGAGAGAGCAATTAGAATGGGTGCGAAAGTTATAGGGATCTCTGTTCACGACCCCTTAGGAATGGATCCTGTTAGCTATAAGTTATCAATGATCTTCGGAGGAGGTGAGACATGGACAGCGAGATTCTTCAGAGAACTTGGCGAGAAGATCGAGAAGCTTAAGAAGAGATATGGATTTAAAGTTATTATTGGAGGGCCTGGAGCATGGGAGCTTGTGAATCAAAGGCCTAGCTATGCCGACGTTATATTTATTGGAGAAGCCGAGAGAGATCTCCCAGCTATAGTCAAGAGGCTCATCAATGGAGAGGAGGTGCCTCCAGTAGTTAGAGGAAGAGATCCAAAGGTGGAGGAGATCCCAGCTATAGTAAACCCTGCAAGACTTGGGGAGGTACAGATAACGAGGGGTTGTCCGAGGGGTTGTTGGTTCTGCTCTATAACTCCGGAAACTTTTAGATCCATGCCGCTAGATCTAATTAAAAAAGAGGTTGAGGTAAATCTAAGAGCCGGTATAAATAGGGTAGAGATGATAACAGATGATGTGCTCCTCTACGGCTCTCAAAAACTTAGAACTAATCATGAAGCTATTGTAAAGCTCTATACAGAGCTCATGTCAATGGGTGTAGATGGGCTGTGGTTCCCACATATATCTGCTCCAGCTGTTAGGGAGTCCCCCAAAACCGTGAAGGCTATGGCTGAGATTGCTAGATATGATAGTAGACGCGCCGTTGCCCCTGTAGTAGGTCTTGAAAGCGGTAGTATAAAGATTTTGAATAAATATATGAGGGCTAAAGCGTTTCCATGGAGGCCTGAGGATTGGTGGGATATCATAATAGATGCTACAGCGATTATGAATGAGAACTATATATACCCATGCTATACCATGACGATAGGCTATCCAGAGGAGACCGAGGATGATGTTGAGGATAGTATAGAGCTTGTGCAAAAGATAATCGATCATGAGTTTATAGCGTGGATCTTCCCCCTACCAGTCATACCTATGGGGACATCGAGGATAAAGGATAACCCATTCCCCGTGCTTGAGAAGCTTCCAAAGAACTATTGGGACTTACTATATATATCCTGGAGATATAATTTAAAGATTACCAGAAAGCTAATACCAAATCTAACTGGAGGGATCAAGAATAAATTTGTTAGAAGCATAGTATCGCAGATGATAGATAGGATCTTCGATAATATAGAATGGATATTCAGAGGTCTAAAAGAAACAAGGGGGACCATGGCATATATGTTCTCTAATATAAATCTCGATAATTTCCTAGGGGTTCTAAGATCTATCTACTGGCTTACAAGACTAACATTTAATAAACTATAGTCCCTATATCCTAAAGCTTTAATTCCATGAGAGTAGAATCTTGATGTACAAATGTGGTGAGAGAGTGGATCTAGGTTTAAAGGGTAAGGTAGCCCTTGTAACAGCATCTACAAAGGGGATCGGATTTGGCGTAGCAAGGGTTCTAGTAGAGGAGGGAGTAAATGTGGTTATAACCTCGAGGAATAGGGAGAATGTGGAGCAGGCTGTAGCTAGGTTAAAGGGGATCTCAGGCTCTGAGGTTTTCGGTGTGACAGCTGATCTCAGGTCTAGGGCGGATATAGAGAACCTAGTTAAGCAGGCACTAGATAGATTTGGAAGAATAGATATCCTGGTATATAATACTGGCCCTCCAAAGCTGGGAACCTTTATGGAGCTTAGCTTCGAGGATTGGGAAGATGCTGTAAAGCTTCTCCTACTAAGCGCTGTATGGCTAACAAAGCTGGTTATTCCCGGAATGATTGAGAGGGGGTGGGGAAGGCTGATATATATTACATCAAGCACGCTTAAACAGATCCTTCCAAACATAGTTCTATCCAACACCGTGAGACTAGGTATCGCAGGGCTGGTGAAATCCCTAGCAGTTGAGCTCGGTCCAAAGGGGATAACTGCTAACGGGATTATGCAAGGGCATATAGAGACTGAGAGAGTTATAAGGATCGCTGAAGATCTAGCAGCTAGAAATAAAATATCGGTTGATGAAGCACTTAGATACCTAGCTAGAGACATACCTCTGGGAAGGCTTGGAAAGCCAGAGGAGATAGGCTATTTAGCAGCCTTCCTAGCAAGCGATAAAGCCTCATATATCAATGGAGCTATGATATTGATAGACGGTGGCTATGTAAGAGCCGTGCTATAAAGCATATAGGCTAGCATAACATTCTATAATCCCGGTTAAAACAGAGGTTACTAATAGAGGTTATCATTTCAAAATCAAAGTGATTATTACTGGGAACAGAGTATCTGTACATTTTTATTTCTTATAATCTCTTCTATAGCTGTTAACACTATCTTTACCATGGTATCGACATCGATTCTCTCGGTATTTATTATGATATCGTGAATGCTAAGATCGCTTATATCTATCGAGTATAGGTTTTTAAATCTCCTCCTCATAGACTCCTCCCTAATCTCGATCCTCCTTCTCGCCTCCTCAATAGATATGCCGTCTCTAGCAGCAACCCTCTTAGCCCTTGTCTCGATGGGGGCTGTGACATATACTAGGAGATCTGCATAGTCCTTCACCATCCATGTAGCTATATGCCCCTCTACAACTACACTCCCTCTCATAGCCTCTTCCTTCGCTTTATTATCTATCGCTAGATCTATAGAAGGATCCTTCTCCGCAATCCTATCAAGCTCCTCAACAGAGACGCCCTTTTCAGATGCGATCCTCCTAAATATAGCTCCTGTAGAGTGGTATCTTAACCCAAGTCTCCTAGCTATTGCGGATGCGAGGGTGGATTTTCCCGAGCCTGGGGGGCCGCTAATAGCTATTACTAAACATCTATGGCCCATGGCTAGTGCTCCTTATAATCTCCTTATAGATCTCCTCAACACATCTATGGCATAGCACGCCGCCAAAAACCCTGTTAGGCCTCTTAGAGCTTTTTGGGAGCACCCTAAGATCCCTAGTATCTCTTGGAACACCGTTTAACTGTGCACCGCATCTGCCACATCGAGCAACAGATCTCTTGATCCTTTCATAGTGAACAACACTTCTACCCCCAGGTGTTCTCCTTTTAATCCTCTTAAGGGATCTTGAGCGAAGCCTTGGACTTACCATGGCTCTCTAGATTTTTTAACCCAATAGGCTTAAAAGGATTTTGAGGGAGTTACCATAGTCATACTCAATATATACGTTATAAATATAACTATATTGACTATATATCTGATCCTAGTCTCTGGATATCTAGCTAGAAGGCTGATGAAACCTGAAAGCATAGTCAATGAGGCCCCGAGGATTGCAAGGGATATTGAGAGGGCTTCCAAGGTAAGGTCTAAGAAGAAGGCTGATGTACTTAGTCTCAGATATAGAAGGCTTAGGGGGAGGGTTTTCAGAATATCAATGCTCACAGCCACGATCCCAATAATCCTTATGCTAGTGATCATAACCTATAGCCTAGCGCTCTTTGGTGAGGCTGGATTGGTAGCTCCTAGCAATTGCTCGTTACCCCCACCAATAGACGTTGAAATTAATGTTAGTGGTGGAACGAGATGCTATACATATATAATATGGGTGATCTTCTTTGCCTATCTAATGGTTATGCCTCTATATAACAGGATCTCTGGCGTAGATCTTCTTAGAAGTCTTGGAGAACGAAGATAAGGAATTCCAGTGTCTATAGCATAACAGTTAGCCCACAGTATTTCTCAATCCTGCCGAGGCTCACCTAGGATCTTGGAGATCGACAAACGCTATAGGTTTTAGATAGACGCTCTATCTCTCTAAATAGAAGCATAGTGGGAATAATAGGTAAAGTTTAGATAGATATTTTACAGCTAAAAGTCTTACCCTTCTAAAGTGGGAAGGAAGCCGTATCGCTTACCTATAACTTTACATGACATGGAAAAACATGATTCAATATAAAAAGCTATAAAGAGGCTATTGCTTATTTTACACATCCCACACCCAATATGAGACTTTGGATAATATCTAACCCTTCTCTAAATATTGAAGAGCTAAAGCCTTGGACTTCTCTAAGGCTACAACGGTGTGAAGATCCCTTTTCTGATTTTTATATAGCTTCCCATTTTCTCTTCATATCTTCTTATCGCCTCTTCATAGAATTCTAGTGTTAATCCTATGTCGTCTAAGCCGAGTATAAGCCTTTTTCTCACATTTTCCTCAATCTCAAAGCTAATGTTTTTTCCAAGATATGAGAGGGTCTTATTCTCAAGATCTATTCTAGCATATACCTCTCTCCTTAAAGCCTCCTCTATAATCTCTTTTGCGATTTCCTCCTTAACCTTCACACATACAAGGCCGTTTCTAGCTGCGTTTTCATAGAATATATCGCCAAACGATGGTGCTATGATAGCCTTTATCCCATAGTCTATTAGTGCCCAAACCGCGTGTTCCCTCGATGATCCTATTCCGAAGTTTCTACCTGTAACAAGGATCGATGCCCCTGAATATCTGGGATCATCTAGTATGAATCCCTCCTTCGGACGGCCTTGCTCATCATATCTCCACCTATAGAAAAGGTATTTCCCCAGCCCCTCCCTCTTACTTATCTTCAAGAACTGTGCTGGGATTATCTGATCCGTATCTATGTTCTCAATAGGTAGTGGAGCTACCTTACCCTCTATAATTTTGATCGCCATATGATCACCTTAACATCCAGCCATACCCTAGCTTCTCAAGAAGATCTAGATCCACTATCTCTTCCAACGGTAGGATCTCGAAATCCCTTACATCAACAAATCTACCCTCAATAGCTGCGGCCGCAGCCATTAACGGGCTGACTAGATGAGTCCTTCCACCAGGCCCCTGCCTATTTTCAAAGTTCCTATTAGAGGTACTAGCACAGCGCTCGCCAGGGGATAATCTATCTTCATTCATACCTATACACAGGCTACACCCCGAGTTCCTCCATTCAAAGCCAGCCTCTATGAAGATCCTGTGGAGCCCTAGCCTCTCAGCCTGTCTCTTAACAAGCTGTGAGCCAGGAACCACCATGGCTCTCACACCGCTTTTAACCTTCTTCCCCTTTATAACCCTTGCCGCTTGTATCAAATCATAGAGCCTTGCATTAGTACAAGACCCTATGAAGACCCTATCTATTTTAATCTCTGTTATCCTCATCCCGGGCTTGAGACCCATATACTTTAGAGCCCTCTCAACAGATGCCCTTACAACCCTATCCTCAAACGAGCTGGGATCTGGTATTGTATCGTTTACACTAGCTACCATAGCAGGGGTTGTTCCCCAAGTCACCTGAGGCTCTATCTTCGAGACATCCATCTCAAATGTTTTATGGAAATACGCACCAGGATCCGTTGATAGCGATCTCCAGAACTTAGCTAGCTCATCAAATTCCTCGCCAGCAGGGGCAAAAGGTCTTCCACGTATATATTCGATGGTCTTCTCATCTGGTGATATAATAGCGCTCCTAGCCCCAGCCTCGGTCGCCATGTTGGTGAGTGTCATCCTCTCCTCAACATTTATAGATTCTATATAGTCCCCCCTAAACTCCACTATATAGCCTATAGCTCCACCAGTACCTATAGCCCCTATAAGGGCTAGAGCTATATCTTTAGACATAACCCCTTTTCCCGGCCTACCCCTAAGCCTGATCTCCATAGCCATCGGCTTTTTAACCCATAGAGTCTGTGTTGCTAGAACATGCTCTACCTCGCTAGTACCTATCCCAAAGGCTAGTGCTCCTAGGGCTCCATGGGTCATTGTATGGCTATCCCCACATGCTATAGTCATCCCTGGTAGTGTTAATCCAAGCTCTGGACCAACAACATGTACTATGCCTTGGTAGGGGCTGTAATAGTCTAGAAGCATTATGCCATATTGATAAGCATTTTTCCTCAGAGTCTCCATCTGCTCTAGTGAGAGGGGATCTGTTATTGGCGCTGTCCTATCCCCTGTAGGAACATTGTGATCCATAATAGCTATGGTTAGATCCGGTCTCCTAACACTTCTACCACGGATTCTTATTCTCTCGAATGCAACGGGTGAGGTGACCTCGTGTATATAGTGCCTATCTATATATAGAAGATCTCTATCACCATCACTAGCTATTTTATGCATATCCCATATCTTCTCATATATGGTAAGCCCCATATAGACACCCCTAGCCACTATATTGCTCCTTAGCCATTATATCTGCTACACAGCCTCCTACTTCGGCTGTCTTCATATCACCGCCTATGTCCGGGGTTTTACAGCCCCTAACTATTGCTATCTCAACAGCCCTCTCCAAAGCCTTTGACATATCTATAAGCCTCTTATCCGATTTCCTCCTCCCAAGCCATTCAAACATCATAGCTGCTGAGAGTATCATTGCATATGGATTCGCTATACCCTTACCAGCTATGTCTGGTGCTGCACCATGCACAGGCTCGAAGATCGCTATCCCATCCCCCATATTCCCTGAGGGAGCTAGACCTATGCTCCCAGCAACCTGGGCTGCTTCATCACTTAATATATCTCCAAACATGTTTGTTGTTAGAATAACATCGAAAGACTCTGGATCCCTTATCAAAGCCATGCTAGCAGCATCTACAAGCATATCCCTAACTATAACGTTGTACCTAGATAGCTCCTCCCTAGCTACTCTTAGGAATAGCCCGCAGCTCTTTCTAAGTACATTAGCCTTATGCACTATAGTTACATGCCGCCTCCTATTTATAGCAAGCTCGCCGGCTACCCTAGCTATTCTTCTGCTCGCCTTCTCGCTAATGATCCTTAATGCTACAACTGCGTCTCCAACCTCGAATTCATAGCCCTTATATAGATCCTCTGTATTCTCCCTCACAATAACTAGATCTACCTGTCCTATGCTCTTCACACCTTGATAGCTCTTTACAGGCCTTATATTCGCATATAGATCTAGCATCTGTCTAAGCCTTACTATAACATCAGCAGCCGTCTCCCCCACAGGCCCTTTAATAGAGGCATCAGCTCTTTTAATACCCTCTATAGTCTCCTCAGGCAAAGGCGTCCCCCTCCTCTTTAAACACTCATCACCAGCATCATAGAATAGTATTTCGAATGAAACACCATATATCCTCTCAGCAGTATATATAACATTAAGTGTGGCCTCCGATATCTCAGGACCTATCCCATCACCCTTTATCCATGCTATCCTATACATCATTAGCCCCCATATCTATCCTCTACTATCTTTATATGATAATGCTATGTTGAGAGCCTCAACCACCGCCTCTGCAAATGCCCAATACATATCGGGTCTAATAGAGCTCGTAGTTATAGTTCTCCCACCTGCATCTTCTATAGTTACTATAGCTTCTACATCTACACTACCTGCTCTACCAACTCTGATCTCGTGATCCTTTATCCTAATACCATATCCCCTCAGCATGTTAGCTGCTGCATCTAAGATTGCTTCAAACCCACTCCTACCCTTTCCATGGAACACGGTGTTATCACCTTTTATAAGCACTTTTATAGCGGTTGCTACACCGAGCTCTGATGTATAAACCTCGATCCCGGATAGCCTAGCTATTTCTCCTTCCCCATGTTCCCTGATACCTAGAACCTCTCTTGCAATGCTTATGAGATCCTTATCAGTAACCCTTCTACCCATATCCCCCAGAGATTTAACCCTAGCCACTATAGCCTTCAGCTGCGATTCGTCTACTCTAAAGCCTAGCTCCTCGAGCCTAGCTCTAATACCATGTGATCCAGCATGTTTACCCACAGCCAGCCATCTCCTAGCACCAACGAGCTCAGGTGGGAAGGGCTCATATGTAGCTGGGTTTCTCAGTATACCATGTGTATGTATCCCACTCTCATGTCCAAAGGCGTTTCTACCAACAATAGCCTTATTAGGCTGCACCGGTATACCTGTTAGCCTTGAGACTAGGTTGGATACCTCTACAAGCTTCTCTGTCCTTATATTCACCTCATAGCCATATAGGAGCTTAAGCACCATTACCACCTCCTCTAGACTCGCATTCCCAGCCCTCTCACCTATCCCATTTATAGTAACATGAACCTGCCTAGCACCTGCTCTAACCCCGGCTATGCTATTAGCTGTTGCTAAGCCGAAGTCGTTATGGCAGTGAACACTAACTATCCTTCCTCTAGAAACACCTACGATGGTTCTCACAAGGTTCTCAATGAGCTCTGGTGTTGCTACACCAACAGTATCTGGTATATCCAGATATTCAGCTCCTGCATCAACAACTGCTGAGTATATCTGCTTCAGAAACTCAGGATCGCTTCTCGTGGCATCCTCAGCAGAGAATTCGATCTCAACACCATGGGATTTAAGGTATTCAACAGCCTCAACAGCCCTCCTCAGAGCCTCTTCCCTAGTAATTCCAAGCTTATATTTTAGATGAAGATCCGATGTTGCGATAAATACATGAACCCTATCAACATCAGCATCAATAGCCTGTTCCATATCCTTTACATTAGTTCTAGCCAACGCACAGATCTTAGCATTTAAACCAAGACGGGCTATCCGCTTAACAGCCTCGAACTCACCAGGACTGGTTATAGGGAAGCCAGCCTCTATAACATCTACCCCTAGCTCATCAAGAGCTTGAGCTATCCTGATCTTCTCATCAACAGTTAAAGCCACACCTGGGGTTTGCTCTCCATCCCGTAGAGTTGTATCGAATATATAAACCCTAGTGGAAGCCTAGCCCACCACCCCCACAGAGCTTACTCCTATATATGTAAACACCCTTATAAGCATTACAACTGAAACTCCGCCCTTAAGAGCAAGGTTTCCAGCAGCAAAGAGATGAAAGAGGTTAACATCATATGGTAATTGCTAAAAATAGAGACTAGCCCACTAATGTCCACAAGGGATGAAGGAACAAAGGATATGAATCTCCATAACTCTTTTAGAAGGCTGACCTCCTCCCAGCCCTAGAGGGAGCCCTCGCTCTAGCTATAGCGCTACCATCAAAGCTTATAAGAATTAACTATCCCCATCCTGAAGGGCTGAGGTTCTCAGTTGTAAGGATTTCAGCTGTAATACCTTCTATAATGTTAACCCTAGTATCCTCTTTGGAATTTTAGGGCTATAGAATGTTATTCCTCATAACAAAACAATTATATTTAGAGGCTGCAGTGTTTGATGAGGATCCCCAGGGTTAGGGTGATATCATATACTGCGGATGGTGAGAGGCTTGTTGCTGCTTCTTCTAAGAGGAGCCTTTCTTCTAGGGATGTCTCGGAGATCTTCGAGGC is a genomic window containing:
- a CDS encoding 2-isopropylmalate synthase; the protein is MFDTTLRDGEQTPGVALTVDEKIRIAQALDELGVDVIEAGFPITSPGEFEAVKRIARLGLNAKICALARTNVKDMEQAIDADVDRVHVFIATSDLHLKYKLGITREEALRRAVEAVEYLKSHGVEIEFSAEDATRSDPEFLKQIYSAVVDAGAEYLDIPDTVGVATPELIENLVRTIVGVSRGRIVSVHCHNDFGLATANSIAGVRAGARQVHVTINGIGERAGNASLEEVVMVLKLLYGYEVNIRTEKLVEVSNLVSRLTGIPVQPNKAIVGRNAFGHESGIHTHGILRNPATYEPFPPELVGARRWLAVGKHAGSHGIRARLEELGFRVDESQLKAIVARVKSLGDMGRRVTDKDLISIAREVLGIREHGEGEIARLSGIEVYTSELGVATAIKVLIKGDNTVFHGKGRSGFEAILDAAANMLRGYGIRIKDHEIRVGRAGSVDVEAIVTIEDAGGRTITTSSIRPDMYWAFAEAVVEALNIALSYKDSRG
- the leuC gene encoding 3-isopropylmalate dehydratase large subunit, producing the protein MARGVYMGLTIYEKIWDMHKIASDGDRDLLYIDRHYIHEVTSPVAFERIRIRGRSVRRPDLTIAIMDHNVPTGDRTAPITDPLSLEQMETLRKNAYQYGIMLLDYYSPYQGIVHVVGPELGLTLPGMTIACGDSHTMTHGALGALAFGIGTSEVEHVLATQTLWVKKPMAMEIRLRGRPGKGVMSKDIALALIGAIGTGGAIGYIVEFRGDYIESINVEERMTLTNMATEAGARSAIISPDEKTIEYIRGRPFAPAGEEFDELAKFWRSLSTDPGAYFHKTFEMDVSKIEPQVTWGTTPAMVASVNDTIPDPSSFEDRVVRASVERALKYMGLKPGMRITEIKIDRVFIGSCTNARLYDLIQAARVIKGKKVKSGVRAMVVPGSQLVKRQAERLGLHRIFIEAGFEWRNSGCSLCIGMNEDRLSPGERCASTSNRNFENRQGPGGRTHLVSPLMAAAAAIEGRFVDVRDFEILPLEEIVDLDLLEKLGYGWMLR
- the leuD gene encoding 3-isopropylmalate dehydratase small subunit codes for the protein MAIKIIEGKVAPLPIENIDTDQIIPAQFLKISKREGLGKYLFYRWRYDEQGRPKEGFILDDPRYSGASILVTGRNFGIGSSREHAVWALIDYGIKAIIAPSFGDIFYENAARNGLVCVKVKEEIAKEIIEEALRREVYARIDLENKTLSYLGKNISFEIEENVRKRLILGLDDIGLTLEFYEEAIRRYEEKMGSYIKIRKGIFTPL
- a CDS encoding radical SAM protein; the encoded protein is MPQAVSERPEVVLTADRGSFTDYGGSSVLGYVACMPARLVPRLFMDKLFTPPVKSDKYGRASIAPYALRKLEALLIRSGFSTWVVVPEKIERAIRMGAKVIGISVHDPLGMDPVSYKLSMIFGGGETWTARFFRELGEKIEKLKKRYGFKVIIGGPGAWELVNQRPSYADVIFIGEAERDLPAIVKRLINGEEVPPVVRGRDPKVEEIPAIVNPARLGEVQITRGCPRGCWFCSITPETFRSMPLDLIKKEVEVNLRAGINRVEMITDDVLLYGSQKLRTNHEAIVKLYTELMSMGVDGLWFPHISAPAVRESPKTVKAMAEIARYDSRRAVAPVVGLESGSIKILNKYMRAKAFPWRPEDWWDIIIDATAIMNENYIYPCYTMTIGYPEETEDDVEDSIELVQKIIDHEFIAWIFPLPVIPMGTSRIKDNPFPVLEKLPKNYWDLLYISWRYNLKITRKLIPNLTGGIKNKFVRSIVSQMIDRIFDNIEWIFRGLKETRGTMAYMFSNINLDNFLGVLRSIYWLTRLTFNKL
- a CDS encoding SDR family oxidoreductase; translated protein: MDLGLKGKVALVTASTKGIGFGVARVLVEEGVNVVITSRNRENVEQAVARLKGISGSEVFGVTADLRSRADIENLVKQALDRFGRIDILVYNTGPPKLGTFMELSFEDWEDAVKLLLLSAVWLTKLVIPGMIERGWGRLIYITSSTLKQILPNIVLSNTVRLGIAGLVKSLAVELGPKGITANGIMQGHIETERVIRIAEDLAARNKISVDEALRYLARDIPLGRLGKPEEIGYLAAFLASDKASYINGAMILIDGGYVRAVL
- a CDS encoding 50S ribosomal protein L34e, with the protein product MVSPRLRSRSLKRIKRRTPGGRSVVHYERIKRSVARCGRCGAQLNGVPRDTRDLRVLPKSSKRPNRVFGGVLCHRCVEEIYKEIIRSTSHGP
- a CDS encoding AAA family ATPase, translating into MGHRCLVIAISGPPGSGKSTLASAIARRLGLRYHSTGAIFRRIASEKGVSVEELDRIAEKDPSIDLAIDNKAKEEAMRGSVVVEGHIATWMVKDYADLLVYVTAPIETRAKRVAARDGISIEEARRRIEIREESMRRRFKNLYSIDISDLSIHDIIINTERIDVDTMVKIVLTAIEEIIRNKNVQILCSQ
- a CDS encoding isocitrate/isopropylmalate dehydrogenase family protein, with protein sequence MMYRIAWIKGDGIGPEISEATLNVIYTAERIYGVSFEILFYDAGDECLKRRGTPLPEETIEGIKRADASIKGPVGETAADVIVRLRQMLDLYANIRPVKSYQGVKSIGQVDLVIVRENTEDLYKGYEFEVGDAVVALRIISEKASRRIARVAGELAINRRRHVTIVHKANVLRKSCGLFLRVAREELSRYNVIVRDMLVDAASMALIRDPESFDVILTTNMFGDILSDEAAQVAGSIGLAPSGNMGDGIAIFEPVHGAAPDIAGKGIANPYAMILSAAMMFEWLGRRKSDKRLIDMSKALERAVEIAIVRGCKTPDIGGDMKTAEVGGCVADIMAKEQYSG